A section of the Vibrio vulnificus CMCP6 genome encodes:
- the thiQ gene encoding thiamine ABC transporter ATP-binding protein — protein MLTLQQVHYYYHQDLFAFDLEVEAGSIVALMGPSGAGKSTLLALLAGFIAPQSGQMALDGRLLNTLSPAQRPFSMLFQEHNLFAHLTVRDNIALGLHPGLKLTSQQQKQVEQAAKQVGIEAYLDRLPEQLSGGQRQRVALARCFVQPNPIWLLDEPFSALDPVLRDEMLSLVKQLAQERAITVLMVTHHLSDARAIASHFAYIDKGTIAAHGPIASLNEKHSHPELVEFFQAAV, from the coding sequence ATGCTAACGCTGCAACAGGTGCATTATTATTATCATCAAGATCTGTTTGCTTTTGATTTAGAGGTAGAAGCAGGCAGTATTGTGGCGTTGATGGGGCCAAGTGGGGCAGGAAAGTCCACCTTGCTGGCGCTGCTGGCGGGGTTCATTGCGCCTCAGTCGGGCCAAATGGCATTGGATGGGCGTTTGCTCAATACGCTTTCTCCAGCGCAGCGTCCTTTCTCGATGTTGTTTCAAGAACACAATTTGTTTGCTCATCTCACGGTGCGCGACAACATTGCGTTGGGATTGCATCCCGGTTTGAAACTGACGTCGCAGCAACAAAAGCAAGTGGAGCAAGCGGCAAAGCAGGTTGGCATTGAAGCCTATTTAGATCGGCTGCCTGAACAGCTCTCTGGTGGTCAGCGACAGCGAGTGGCCCTTGCGCGTTGTTTTGTCCAGCCCAACCCAATTTGGTTACTGGATGAGCCGTTTTCCGCGCTCGATCCAGTCTTGCGTGACGAAATGCTCTCGCTCGTCAAACAGCTGGCGCAAGAGCGCGCCATTACGGTCTTGATGGTGACGCATCATTTAAGTGATGCACGTGCCATTGCTAGCCACTTTGCCTACATAGACAAGGGCACCATTGCCGCGCATGGGCCTATTGCGAGCCTCAATGAAAAGCATAGCCATCCAGAGTTGGTAGAGTTTTTCCAAGCTGCAGTATGA
- the yjgA gene encoding ribosome biogenesis factor YjgA, with protein MARKNQKAPWEPEEEYILVSKSEMKRDMDALQKLGEELVELKPSVLAKFPISEELLDAIKDAQRFKNEARRRQLQYIGKVMRQEDPEPIQAALDKIRNKHSQNTAVLHKLETLRERIVEQGDSAIDDVVALYPDADRQRLRQLARMATKEKQANKPPKAYREIFQILKQLNDDAVSDSIENELKQ; from the coding sequence ATGGCCCGTAAAAACCAAAAAGCGCCATGGGAACCTGAAGAAGAGTACATCCTAGTCAGCAAGTCTGAAATGAAGCGTGATATGGACGCGCTACAGAAGTTGGGTGAAGAGCTAGTGGAACTCAAACCTTCGGTATTGGCTAAGTTCCCAATCAGCGAAGAGTTACTTGATGCAATCAAAGATGCGCAGCGTTTCAAAAACGAAGCCCGTCGTCGCCAGTTGCAATACATTGGTAAAGTGATGCGCCAAGAAGATCCAGAGCCAATTCAAGCGGCGCTGGACAAAATCCGTAACAAGCACTCGCAAAACACCGCCGTGCTACACAAGCTAGAAACGCTGCGTGAACGTATTGTTGAGCAAGGTGACAGTGCAATTGATGATGTGGTTGCCCTTTACCCTGATGCGGATCGTCAACGCCTACGCCAGCTAGCACGTATGGCGACGAAAGAGAAGCAAGCGAATAAGCCGCCAAAGGCCTACCGTGAAATCTTCCAAATCTTAAAACAGCTTAATGATGATGCGGTTTCAGACTCGATCGAAAACGAGCTAAAACAGTAA